The following proteins are co-located in the Tenrec ecaudatus isolate mTenEca1 chromosome 11, mTenEca1.hap1, whole genome shotgun sequence genome:
- the ABHD13 gene encoding protein ABHD13 isoform X1, with protein MCYLWNNNSRRATMEKSWMLWNFVERWLIALASWSWALCRISLLPLIVTFHLYGGIILLLLIFISIAGILYKFQDVLLYFPEQPSSSRLYVPMPTGIPHENIFIRTKDGLRLNLILIRYTGDNSPYSPTIIYFHGNAGNIGHRLPNALLMLVNLKVNLLLVDYRGYGKSEGEASEEGLYLDSEAVLDYVMTRPDLDKTKIFLFGRSLGGAVAIHLASENSHRISAIMVENTFLSIPHMASTLFSFFPMRYLPLWCYKNKFLSYRKISQCRMPSLFISGLSDQLIPPVMMKQLYELSPSRTKRLAIFPDGTHNDTWQCQGYFTALEQFIKEVIKSHSPEEMAKTSSNVTII; from the exons ATGT GCTACTTATGGAATAATAATTCGCGGAGAGCTACAATGGAAAAGTCATGGATGCTGTGGAACTTTGTTGAAAGATGGCTGATAGCCTTAGCTTCGTGGTCATGGGCTCTCTGCCGTATTTCTCTCTTACCCTTAATAGTGACTTTTCATCTGTATGGAGGCATTATCTTACTTTTGTTAATATTTATATCAATAGCAGGTATTCTATATAAATTCCAAGATGTATTGCTTTATTTTCCAGAACAACCTTCATCTTCGCGCCTTTATGTTCCTATGCCCACTGGTATTCCACACGAAAACATTTTCATCAGAACCAAAGATGGACTCCGTCTAAATCTTATATTGATCAGATACACTGGAGACAACTCACCATATTCCCCAACTATAATTTATTTTCACGGGAATGCTGGCAATATAGGTCATAGGTTACCAAATGCATTGCTTATGCTGGTTAACCTCAAAGTGAATCTTTTGCTTGTTGACTATCGAGGATATGGGAAAAGTGAAGGAGAAGCAAGTGAAGAAGGACTCTACTTAGATTCTGAAGCTGTGCTAGACTATGTGATGACTAGACCTGATCTtgataaaacaaaaatttttctctttggtCGTTCCTTGGGAGGAGCAGTAGCTATTCATTTGGCTTCTGAAAATTCACATAGGATTTCAGCCATTATGGTGGAGAACACATTTTTGAGTATACCACATATGGCCAGTACTTTGTTTTCATTCTTCCCAATGCGCTACCTTCCTTTATGGTGCtacaaaaataaatttttgtCCTACAGAAAAATCTCTCAGTGCAGAATGCCTTCTCTTTTCATCTCTGGACTCTCTGACCAACTAATTCCACCAGTGATGATGAAGCAGCTCTATGAACTTTCCCCCTCGCGGACTAAGCGATTAGCCATCTTCCCAGATGGAACTCATAATGACACGTGGCAGTGCCAAGGCTATTTCACCGCACTCGAACAGTTCATCAAAGAAGTCATCAAGAGCCATTCTCCAGAGGAAATGGCAAAAACGTCATCCAATGTAACAATTATATAA
- the ABHD13 gene encoding protein ABHD13 isoform X2 translates to MEKSWMLWNFVERWLIALASWSWALCRISLLPLIVTFHLYGGIILLLLIFISIAGILYKFQDVLLYFPEQPSSSRLYVPMPTGIPHENIFIRTKDGLRLNLILIRYTGDNSPYSPTIIYFHGNAGNIGHRLPNALLMLVNLKVNLLLVDYRGYGKSEGEASEEGLYLDSEAVLDYVMTRPDLDKTKIFLFGRSLGGAVAIHLASENSHRISAIMVENTFLSIPHMASTLFSFFPMRYLPLWCYKNKFLSYRKISQCRMPSLFISGLSDQLIPPVMMKQLYELSPSRTKRLAIFPDGTHNDTWQCQGYFTALEQFIKEVIKSHSPEEMAKTSSNVTII, encoded by the coding sequence ATGGAAAAGTCATGGATGCTGTGGAACTTTGTTGAAAGATGGCTGATAGCCTTAGCTTCGTGGTCATGGGCTCTCTGCCGTATTTCTCTCTTACCCTTAATAGTGACTTTTCATCTGTATGGAGGCATTATCTTACTTTTGTTAATATTTATATCAATAGCAGGTATTCTATATAAATTCCAAGATGTATTGCTTTATTTTCCAGAACAACCTTCATCTTCGCGCCTTTATGTTCCTATGCCCACTGGTATTCCACACGAAAACATTTTCATCAGAACCAAAGATGGACTCCGTCTAAATCTTATATTGATCAGATACACTGGAGACAACTCACCATATTCCCCAACTATAATTTATTTTCACGGGAATGCTGGCAATATAGGTCATAGGTTACCAAATGCATTGCTTATGCTGGTTAACCTCAAAGTGAATCTTTTGCTTGTTGACTATCGAGGATATGGGAAAAGTGAAGGAGAAGCAAGTGAAGAAGGACTCTACTTAGATTCTGAAGCTGTGCTAGACTATGTGATGACTAGACCTGATCTtgataaaacaaaaatttttctctttggtCGTTCCTTGGGAGGAGCAGTAGCTATTCATTTGGCTTCTGAAAATTCACATAGGATTTCAGCCATTATGGTGGAGAACACATTTTTGAGTATACCACATATGGCCAGTACTTTGTTTTCATTCTTCCCAATGCGCTACCTTCCTTTATGGTGCtacaaaaataaatttttgtCCTACAGAAAAATCTCTCAGTGCAGAATGCCTTCTCTTTTCATCTCTGGACTCTCTGACCAACTAATTCCACCAGTGATGATGAAGCAGCTCTATGAACTTTCCCCCTCGCGGACTAAGCGATTAGCCATCTTCCCAGATGGAACTCATAATGACACGTGGCAGTGCCAAGGCTATTTCACCGCACTCGAACAGTTCATCAAAGAAGTCATCAAGAGCCATTCTCCAGAGGAAATGGCAAAAACGTCATCCAATGTAACAATTATATAA